TTAGAATGACGGAAGATGGAACAGAAGAGATTATCTCTACGCGTTCTAAAGTATTCCAAAAGCTGAAGGTTGATTTCGATCAATTGCCGATGCAGGATTTATTTGATCTTATTCAGGAAAACCCTGGTTTACTTCGCCGCCCGATCATCATTGATGATAAGCGTCTGCAAGTAGGATATAACGAAGATGAGATTCGTCGCTTCCTTCCGCGAAGTGTACGTACGTTCCAATTAAAAGAAGCACAGAAGTTAGTTAATTAAATAAACGTTAAAACTGTGGTCCTGAGGGTCACAGTTTTTGTTTTAATTATGTCCTTTCTTTTCGTTTATTTACAAAATAACCTGTAAATGTAACGGCTACTACAGAAAGGACAGGCATCCAGACTTTTACTTCAGGATAGTCCATGATGAGGTAAGAAACGGAGTGATCCTCAATCATCATTTCAGCTGCTGTATAGGCGAGTAATCCTGCTCCGAAGTAGATGAGAAGGGGAAACTTGTCCATAAGCAGGAGAATGAATCGACTTCCCCAGATGATAATCGGCACGGAAATTAATAATCCGAAGACCACAAGTACGATATTGTTATGGGAAGCTCCAGCAATAGCGAGTACATTGTCAAAGCCCATGACAATATCAGCCAGTACGATTGTTTTAACGGCGGTCATTAAGTTGTCTCCTCCATGAATATCCTGATTATCATCGTTATCTGTTAATAATTGCATGGCAATGTAAAAAAGAAACAGTCCACCGACTAATTGAAGGTAGGGAATTTGGAGAAGATAAAGAGCAACAGCTGTTAGTAAGATACGAGCTGCGATGGCAAGGCCTGTCCCAAGAAAAATAGCTTTATTTCTCTGGTGCTTGGGAAGGTTCCGACTGGCAAGGGCGATGACGATGGCGTTATCGCCGCCTAAAATGATATCAATACTGATAATGATTAAAATTGGTTCAAGCATGTCCCAGTTCATAATAAATCCTCCCGCTTGTAGTGACAAAGCAATCAGAATAAGCTAAAATGGTAACCCAACAGAAACAAAAGATGGGTCTTAAAAAAAGATATTCATTTTGGGTATGGTTATATGCTGAATTGAAGCAATTTGTTTTCCATTTGCCTTACACTGTCATACAATAGAATTAATCAATCCTTCATTCTACACATTTTGAAGGTTGAGGCTTTGACCTAACGGGTAAGGTTTTATAAGCATTAAAAAAGGGTGAGTATTCCCTTCCCCCTTAATACTTGTTAAGAAGGGAGAGAAATTTCATGGAAATAGAACGTATTAATGAAAACACGGTTAAGTTTTACGTCACTTACCAGGATGTAGAACAGCGTGGGTTCGACAGAGAAGAAATTTGGTATAACCGGGAACGAAGCGAGCAGCTTTTCTGGGAAATGATGGATGAAGTGAATGATCAGGAAAACTTCCAGGCTGATGGTCCATTGTGGATTCAAGTTCAAGCCATGGATAAAGGTTTAGAAGTGATCGTAACAAAAGCACAAGTCTCCCAGGATGGTCAAAAACTCGAGCTCCCTAGTGACGATGAAAATGCTATTGATGTACCGGTTGATGAAAAACTGGAATCTTTGCTTGACGATAAATTTAGTAAATCTGATCAAAACGATCAGGATGAAGAACAGGGCACAGAGGATGAGGATCACAAGGATGAACCGTTGACATTCACATTGAAATTCAATGAGTTTGAAGATGTCATTCAACTCAGCCACTACATGTCTGTTGAAAATTCCA
The Halobacillus halophilus DSM 2266 DNA segment above includes these coding regions:
- the spxA gene encoding transcriptional regulator SpxA, with product MVTLYTSPSCTSCRKAKAWLEEHDIPYTERNIFSEPLTLDEIKQILRMTEDGTEEIISTRSKVFQKLKVDFDQLPMQDLFDLIQENPGLLRRPIIIDDKRLQVGYNEDEIRRFLPRSVRTFQLKEAQKLVN
- a CDS encoding TerC family protein, with translation MNWDMLEPILIIISIDIILGGDNAIVIALASRNLPKHQRNKAIFLGTGLAIAARILLTAVALYLLQIPYLQLVGGLFLFYIAMQLLTDNDDNQDIHGGDNLMTAVKTIVLADIVMGFDNVLAIAGASHNNIVLVVFGLLISVPIIIWGSRFILLLMDKFPLLIYFGAGLLAYTAAEMMIEDHSVSYLIMDYPEVKVWMPVLSVVAVTFTGYFVNKRKERT
- the mecA gene encoding adaptor protein MecA, whose translation is MEIERINENTVKFYVTYQDVEQRGFDREEIWYNRERSEQLFWEMMDEVNDQENFQADGPLWIQVQAMDKGLEVIVTKAQVSQDGQKLELPSDDENAIDVPVDEKLESLLDDKFSKSDQNDQDEEQGTEDEDHKDEPLTFTLKFNEFEDVIQLSHYMSVENSMDQRLFHFEDNYYLYIQFIDENMSDEEQENMLSQVMEFGHESPVTIYRLEEYGKTIFDEQALTRVKEYFPAH